The Manihot esculenta cultivar AM560-2 chromosome 8, M.esculenta_v8, whole genome shotgun sequence genomic interval gttcgattttgaaccaaaccgaccgaatgctcacccctatagATAAGGTGAAATTTCGGGGCATTGTAGTTTTACCCATCAGAATCTTAGTAGCTACAAaccacaaaaataaaatttttaatcaagCAAAGGATAAAGGCTAAAAAATATAGGAAATCAGTTAATGTATATCGATGGCATAGCATTCGCCCCCGAGCGAGATTTTGCAGACATTTAAAAACGTCGTACTTATATGAGAAAGAGGTCAAACGAGCAAAGTACAGTTGCTCCCATTCAGACAAAGAAGagaaatgtaacagcccggaaaccgaactgctaccggcactaggatccagatcaacttaaggtcgccgagacccgtagtaagcctgttatactgtctgtgtacctgtgaaatctcatacatgatcatacagtttctgtcaaaccattaaaacttttctttcctccagggcttaacctgtgcatgcactatctctgttctataacaatccctactagagctcctcattgctctaggcggataaaactcatactgttaagcctggttttctcataaacatacaatgaaaatatgtaaacataaactgatcatgtgtatgtacaaagggattacaactcttataagtcaaacacaagtctatacactatacattctctctttacatgtacatgtccacactagctattacataactcttcttcttgcaaaccctgctggactccctctggactctgaacctgcacaactggggttaggggagagggatgagttatacaagcccaatgagtagaactataaaacatggtattaaaacatgatctcatggaatgcataacagcacatcatctcagggatagacatgaccaccaaaaatcccactggaaggatgcctggcctagccaggtcttacaaccgcAATCTGTCTgacccggccaggtcttacaaactctgctcgcctggcccagccaggtcttactataatctgctgcctggcctagctaggtcttacctacagaaggctgcctggcccggccaggtcttacacagagctagggctattggggtcgccttggtctatccacagcctcatacacatcatattatgcaatgcgtcatcttcgtgaaactaatgcaaacatcctactataatcttatgatgcatgacatatgctcaaagcagtttagttttgaaaagagaagttccactcacctctggctgactctgtactaactctgcagggtaaacagtgctcactgctgctctctggggttcctctggtccgtacctacacaggtggactcaaatgagggaccaaactcactcaagaacatctctaagaaactccccctAAAAACCCTCTCaaagatccccaaacaatcacataaaacatgcaaaagaaagctggacagggcactttcggcggcaggttcggcggccgaaacccctctccagagacgaaactcacacactttcggcggccgaactccctctttcggcggccgaaagtccctttctaaaccgaaagcctagctttcgggggcaagctttggcagccgaaactgcctccacaaggggttcggcggccgaaccttccttcggcggccgaacctggttttgcccgctgggcagaaccctgctctgtttcatgcaaactcaacacaaaacttacccaactactcccaactagcacataccataaaacatgcataaaagggcctaaaactACCTTATACCCCaaaaaaacacatcaaacaacacttacacATGCTTAAACcctaaatcatgcaaaacctcaaccaaaaccctatgcatgcatactatccatacaactcccataaaaccttcaaaaatcagtaaaaaaggttctggatcttgacttacctcttccaaacaagagagcaagtgatcctaacgtggagatatgaagaaaatctcttccaaagctccaaacttccaaacttgctatttttgctcaaaaccttcaaaacacaccaagacTCGTAAAACCCttaaaagatttggtgaaaaacatgaaaaacatgaaagtcaactggggagaggcttgaactcacctctggctgcaagtggaggagaaatatcctccttccaccgacccttggccctttttataggtggctggccagaccaccttcggcagccgaaggagaacccgaaaccatgcaatgttcggcggccgaaagtgaccttcggcggccgaacctttgtatttctcccttgttgcttttctttcaaaactcattttccttttaacactttaaaacatttaaaactcttaaaaacacatgaaaccatatgtcttacccttctcgagggttccgacacccgaaattccaccgaactacaggaattccgatgccggactcaagccgggtatgACAAGAAAATGCTACACCCAATATCAACGTCCCTCCAAGATAAGTCGAAACCCCAGCTCCACTCACCATAGCAAAGTTTTCAACCCAGTGGTGGATAGAATCTTATAGACAAACCCATGCGGCTACTAAAGTTTCAAAACATGTTATTTGACTTAAGGATCTTGAAGAGAGACCTAAAGAGGTTCACAAATAGTCTGAATTCACATCCCCAACACATCGCCTCAAAGGCATGCAAACAAGATAGAATTAGGAGGTTAGCATCCAAGGAGACACTCGGTAGAACTGGAAAACCTCAACAAAGAagcaagaaaaaagaaaagacaggCCATAATCAAACTGCTTTAAgaagaaaataagttttttgCCATACTGAGCATCAAATAAACTAGGAGGAGGAGGGGAAGAGAACAGAGTAATTCTTTCAAAGGAGTATAGAGTCCTGATTTGATAGGAATCAGTGCGAAGTAATTTTTCGGAAATGGCTCTCCGAAGATTGCTCTAAGTGACATTTGACTATAATTCTTCTACGGGGAAAAATCCTAAGGGAGCCATGAGGAAGGAAGATGTATCTAAAGCAAGAAATTTCTTAAGAATTATAGAAGAGGAGAATTTGAAGCAGAAAGGAAAGAATTAAAAAATGTCAAAGTCGTTTGAAAATATGCCAAGAAAGGTTTCTATAGGCTCAAAAGAATTTCAAAATCTCATGCGGCGGTTTTTCGAAAATCTCCCATAATTATGGCCTCTATTTAATAGCGCCCTTTGGAAAACCAATAACAGCGAGAATGCATTTTTCGAAGAAGAACGTGCCAGGAACTGCACACAACGGCTAGAAGAGAATAAATTCATTCCTCCAGCCATTATAAATAACTCTCGAAGAAACGAAAGTACATCtgataatgtataaaaaatatccTGACACATACATATATGATTGGAAGAGACGCATGAATCTCTCCATTTACTCCAATAGAGCTATATAAAGCTCGAACTATAGGGTACAAAGGTCAAACCTTTAGCACCCTCGATTTTCCCTTACAACAAGTTGATTGATTACTTCCGTGCTCGTACTACAGATAAGAACTCAATGCGAAAACTACCGACCTTTATAAAGGCCGTGCAAACTAAGTATGACCCAATAGAACCAAGACAAGATACTGACCTCCTACACCATGGACGACTATTTTAGTCTCCTCCAACGCATTAAATAAGTAAACCGAAAGTTTGATTTACATAACGTACATAATAAATAAGCTATAGGCTAAACCTGTCCTCCATTAATATATGGCGTGTTAGGCAAGAGGCTAACGTCAGATATGATGGGACTTGATACTAGAGGTCATCAGAATGACCAATCAGTATATATATCCCTAATCATACTCAAACAGGGTTGGCTCTCTCTCTCCCTTGCTCTCTCTTTCTCGCTCTGAAGAATTGAAGAACCTTAAAATGATACGCTTTCTGAAGGTTTCTTTTCAATGTCTTATTGTTTACTTTCTTTTTATGTTAATGAacctcacataattcttaatctgacttgagcgttagATGGTTTCCATCGGGTATCTCCGGCGGATCCTTGACCGTCTTTTCCCATCTTACAGGTCCCCTTTCTTAGGGTCTAATATGGAGGGACCTAACGAAACCAATCCTGAGTATATGATCAACTCATTGAAATAAACCTACTATGTATGTGTATCCATCTCTTTTCGTGTGGAATCTCAGATTTATCACCTATAAAATTCAAGCCATCTAAGGCATGCATGTTTTTTAGTTTAGCTCTTATATTTCTAAATAACTTCTTTTTCTATATAGTACATTGATCTTGAAATTTCTTGTATATTATTCttaacaaatttaattgaaatgtaAACAAAGCATAAGCTATTGAATTGCAGCAAAAGCATTTCCCTCCTTGAGAAGATCAATTAAGGTGTCATGCAGCAATTCAAGTAGAGGCTAATAGAGAGAAAGAAGACAATTAAGAAGCAGAAATTCCAAAAAGTAGAAATAAATGTTGAAAATCATGGGACATTCTCTGACAGTGTTAAAGGAAAAGCTGTTGTATATATTCCATTCTTCCCAaggagattgatttgattgtaACTTTTGGGTACAGTATAAAGTTGGATGTTGTTTTTATGGGTTTAACATTGTACACTTATTTCTCAATTGGAATATTTTgcgataataaaaaatattgaattagataaaatttaataggatCAATTACTTTTACATCCCTAAATTGATGACTCTTTGATCTCCTTTAAATAAACCCAAAACACTAGTGGCAAACTTGTAATCAAGACCCTCTATAAATCCCATTTGCTAGAAACCCCACCACCCCACAAGCCAAGaggaaacaaaaataaagaaaacaaaacaCAATGGTCACACCATCAAATCTCAAAACCCTGCACTCTCAAGTCTTCTCTGCAAAGTCACCATCTTCAACCTTAACCTCCatgaagatcaaaacccttaTCCACACTCTCATCATCTCACACGTGTGCCGGATGGTTCGAGCTCTCTCCAAAGCAAAAACAATGCTTCTGCAAATTCTCAAAGAAAGTCAACCCATAAATCTCATCTGTGCTACAAAGGAAACCAAAAGAaagcacaggcaaaggaaggtGTTCTTTGGTTCATTTAGATTGCATTATAACTGGTGCTCCTCCCATGTCTTGCCAGTTCAAGAACCAGCTTTTTACTATGATTCAACTTGGAATTCTTTGATTACTATGAGTGATCAGGAAAATCAAGAGTCTCAGCTTTCTGGGTATCTTCATTGGCTTGAAAATCAGAAGGTTCAAGAGAAGTCTTGTAATGGAGATGATGATGGAGATCATGTGAATGAGATAGATCGTCTAGCAGACATGTTCATTGCTAACTGCCATGAAAAGTTCAGGCTGGAGAAGCAAGAATCCTATAGGAGATTCCAGGAGATGATGACTAGAAGCATGTGAATGTGTGATTCACATATGTtccttaattttcttttcttttctttttctttcccatTCTTCTATGTGAATTGCATTGGTGGGGTGTGGAAAGCACATATTCAAATGGGAGTGCATGCATTGATTGAGGGCTAACTTTAATTTTCCTTTTCTAGTcattcttattaattttttttttcctttatttttctttttagtttttgtACTTTTATTTTGTAATGATGGGAGTCTTGAGAATTGTACATGATAATGGGGTTTTGTTGGGGGCTAAATATTTGTGCAATTCTTCTCTTGTTATGCAATCAAGAATTTCTTATCAAGTTTTAATcctttaaataaaagaattcaaatttttataaattagaaaatttttaatcatgtatgaagataaaattatatataattttataaaattttatttaaattctttttttataaaataattcatgTCTAATAAAAAATGttgatttttttcattatttattactTAAATTAATGTTGAATTAGGAATAAAAAAACCCTATTTTATCCATTCATATATATAATTCACTCTCTCCACCTTAAAAATTAGACTTTTAACTGAATCaacaatatataattaatatatatatgggaaacaataaattttatttaatctttttCAGTATTTACTTTACTTAtattatcatattaaaaaagttaaattatttatattattagtaattaaatttattaatgctaactaataaattttacgttttgaatacatattaaataacattttaagaataaataaattattttaaaaaataacatatcACGTAAAATGTAAATATGCTTTGTaagataaaagaaataattaatacATGTAAGTTTTCAActcaaaattaaatcaatttaccTTTTTAATTAGAATTAAGTAAACTTACAACTTTTTtatagttgatttttttttttttttaattgaagttCAAACATGAAACCTTATAGTTCTGCCACTAACCTAAACCGCAAGACAAGAAGTCAGTGTGGAACCCACCTGATGCTTTAGAGTAGTTTAGTACAAAAATTTTCCACATGTTCCATGTCAGAAAGAAACAGAATTGTCATATAATTTACTAAACCAAAGTGGGAAGAAAATCATTCAGATTAAAGAAAATCCAGAAAAGACCATAATCCTAGGTTtacaatttcaattaaatttataacaatTTGTAGATGAAAATGGGGAAGTGTATTATAACCCGGTGTGATCCTCGATGATCTGAAAACTTGACAAGCAATTCTACTGTGATGCATATTTAACCAATGAAATTGTCAAATCTGCAGGCCAATCTGGCTTGGAATTTTCAATCCTCGGACTTGGCTTTGGCTTAGAAAATCTTGATGATCAAAATAGCATATGCAAATGACTGCAGCATGATCTTCAAATGCAATTGCGTGTAATCAAAGAATATAAACCTATAACACCACCAAAGTCACTatctttatttcatttttatatattctttttcCTTTGAAATTGATTTTGCAAGGACAGAAATGAAATTATCTCATTCCCAAACaaaaaatttttcattcaaTATATCTACACACATCAAATCTAGATTTCCTTGCAACAACCTCCAGTGCATTAACAGTTATGTATAAATAAGATTCTACGACTAAGTAATAATCCTCCCTTTTCAGCTGAACCATACCTGAACTGTACTGTGGGCAG includes:
- the LOC110621803 gene encoding uncharacterized protein LOC110621803: MVTPSNLKTLHSQVFSAKSPSSTLTSMKIKTLIHTLIISHVCRMVRALSKAKTMLLQILKESQPINLICATKETKRKHRQRKVFFGSFRLHYNWCSSHVLPVQEPAFYYDSTWNSLITMSDQENQESQLSGYLHWLENQKVQEKSCNGDDDGDHVNEIDRLADMFIANCHEKFRLEKQESYRRFQEMMTRSM